Within the Natranaerovirga pectinivora genome, the region AAAAGAGCAAACCCCGTTAATAAAGACAATGTACCAAAAGCAACCCCTGATAAATCTATTTTTTGATACCTAAAAATCATTATTGCAAATAAAGTTACTAATCCTGAATTTACAAAAGCAGCGCCTATACCTGCAACTTCAATATAATCTGTCATTAGAACACTAGGTTCTTGTAATAATAGAAGCATGCCCTCAAAGATATCTTTAGGATTTTCCATAATAAGACCTAACCCTAAAAATATTAAAGCATAAATTGTTACTAAAATATATTTCATATTATATGTAATAGATACTTGAGTGTGTTGATTTTGTTCGTTAATAACTAGCCCTCCCTAAAAATAAGAAAAAATTAATCTAAGTCCATATAAAGTATACAACATCCATATACCAATTGCAAGAATTACATTATTTTCCTTCATAATATGGTTTTTATCTTTTATTATGCATAATAAAGCGCTAATAGATGAGCTATTAGCGCCATTGTTATTTGTTTTTCTATACCAATCCCAAGAAATATGCTGCCAATTGAAAATAAGCAATTAATGCAAGGGCATCTACTATTGTTGTAATTAATGGTGCTGCCATAATAGCTGGGTCAAGCTTTAATGTTTTTGCAATTATGGGTAGTATCCCTCCCACTAATTTTGCTAGAACTACCGTTAAGAATAAAGTTAAACATACTACTAAGGAGATAAGAAAATCTGCACCTTCAACAAAGAAATAAATTCTAAAAAAATTAAGGAAAGCTAACGCAAAACCAACTATTATACTTACTCTAAATTCTTTCCACACTACCTTTAGTGCATCTTTTCTTTCAATCTGTCCTAATGCTAATCCACGAATGACCAATGTAGCAGATTGGGATCCTGAGTTACCAGCAGTATCCATAAGCATGGGAATAAATGTTGTTAATATTAAAACTGTTTCTAATATATCTTCATATCCTTGTATAATATTCCCAGTAAAGGTTGCTGAAAACATAAGGACTAATAACCATAGAATTCTATGTTTTGCCAATGAAAAGACACTAGTCTTTAAATACTCTTCTTCTGATGGTTCTAGTGCGGCCATTTTTTGGAAATCTTCTGTATTTTCTTGCTCAATAATGTCGACAACGTCATCAATAGTAATGATTCCAACCAATCTATTCTCTTTGTCTACTACAGGCATTGCTACTAAGTCATACTTTTTAAATAAATAGGCAATCTCTTCTTGATCATCATCTGTTTTAATGGATAAGAAATTTTTATCCATAATATCGTCAATAATGACATTTTCGTCATTTAATATTAATTTTCTAATAGGGACAATCCCCTCTAATCTTCTTGCCTTATCTGTTATGTAACATATATCTATAGTTTCTTTATCAACACCTGTTTTCTTAATATGCTCTAAAGAAGCCTTTACAGTCATTTCTTTATCAAGATCAACATATTCAATGGTCATAATACTTCCAGCAGAGTTGTCTGGATATTTTAAAAACTGATTGATCAATTTACGTTTTTCTTCAGTTGTATTTTTCAGAATTTTTTTAACCACATTCGCTGGCATTTCTTCTAATAAATCAACAGCATCATCTAAAAACAAATCATCTATAATATTTTTTGTTTCTTTATCTGTAATAGATTCAATAACATATTGTTGCTGTTCAAAAGATAGGTATGTAAATACATCTGCAGCCATTTCTTTAGGTAGTAATCTAAAGACAATCATTATGGCATCTTCTTCTAATTCTGCAAAAAGCTGAGCTATATCTACTACATTCATCTTTCCAATTTCATTTTTAATTTGAGAGTATTTGCCTTGTGCAAACAACTCAATAATTATATCTTTCATAAATTGAGTCCTCCTTTAAATTATGGTAGTATTTTAGTTTTTTTGTCATACTCACAATAGTTTTGTACCTATGTAAAGGTCCCGAATCCATACTACCACCTCTTTCGACTCAATTTATCCTGAAATAAGTATAGAGTCCCAAGAGACTCTATACTTATTTCATATATAATATATTATAAGTCTATACAAATCAAATTGCAAGCAAAGTATTTTTATTCCTCATTTTTTTGTCATTTATTTACAAATATATCCCCTTACTGTATCAAGAGAAATACTATATATGTGACGAAATATCCTATTATCCCACCAACAAGAACATCTAACGGAAAGTGTACCCCTACAATTATTCTTGAAATTCCCGTTAATATAGCCACACAAAAAGCAATAATACCTATAGTAGGATTTACTAAAAATACAGCTGTTGCTATTGAAAAAGCAGACATAGCATGCATACTGGGAAATGAACTGTTTTCTGCATGTTCAATATAATTTTTTATATTCAACTTAACAAAAGGTCTTTCTCTTTTAAAACTGTTTCTAATAATTTTAGTAATAAAATAAGCAATACTTGGTCCCATAATAAAAGGAATAAGGATTAAATCTTTTTTAAACACCATTATAAGAATAAACCCTATATATAAAGCAAAAAACACCTTTGAAGACAACCAAGTGATTACTGCCATCCACTTTCCAATGCCATTGTGTTTATTAGTAATGGAATGTATTCTATTAAATAATTTTTCATCTATTCTTGTTAGCACTTGTAATCATCCTTAAAACTTTTTATAATTAAAATATGCCCTGATTATATTATAAAAAGCTAAAATACACAATACATATCCTGTACACTTATAAAAAGAGAAAGAGGAACTATAAAATGACATTAAATTATACAAAAAAATTAGTAAAGGATATTATACCAGGTGAAATTGTATTACATCCAATATATCGCTCAGATGGTCTTCTCCTTATTAATAAATATAAAGAACTTACTCAAGAAGTTATATCTACAATTCAAACAAATTTATCTTCTAATTCTATCCTTATAGTTACTTCTAATAAAGGAGAATTAAACTTATTCCTTAATAGCTCTTATTCTCAGGATACTTTTAAAAAGGATTTAGACATCTTATCTAAAGATTTCAACCTTGGTTCTAACGTAACCTTTAGTACTGCTAGTTCCTTTGATCTAACCAGCACTATAGATAAAGGTTGTTTCTTCATAGACCTACTTTCTAAAATTCCTTTATGGCATTCCATTGATCATTTATTTGAGGCCACTCATTTAAAAAATAGAGCAATACAGTTCAAAGAAAAGTTTATTACCAAATTAACTACTGAAAAAGTTTTTCATTCTTGGTTAACAACAATTCTTAACTATGATGACAATTTAATGGTGCACAGCATTAATATAACTAGTATCTCCCTTATCATAGGCTTAACTTTAGAATTGCAAGATGATCTATTACAAGATTTATGCTTTGCTGCTTTATTTTCTAATTTAGGCTTTACAAAAATTCCAAAAGATAAGCTTGCTTTTGAACTTAAAAACAATCAATTATACACATATGTTATACAGAAACATCTTGAGGTTTTTTCTAGTATAACTATGGAATCTCCTAATTTGAGAAGAAAACAAATTATATATGGCATATTAGATAGCCATGAACATTACGATGGTACAGGTCCTCATAATAAAAAAGGTAATGAAATAAGTTTAATCGGTAGAATACTAAATCTGTCTCACTCTTATGATGCTTTAGTTAATGGATATGAATATACTACGGGAATGGTGCCTTTTCAAGCTTTAAAGTCCATTTGTGAAGGGAAAAACACAAGATTTGACCCTTATATTATTAATACCTTTATTCATAGAACCACTTTTTTTAATTTGGGACAAACCATTCATCTAACAAATACTGTAAAAGGTATTATTGTTGGTTTTTATGATTATTTAAACTATCCTTATTTACCCGTTCTAAAATTAGAAGATGGTAGAATAATCGATCTTGTTAAAGTTTATTATAATAAATAAGGCAGCATCCCCTAATGGTGGATACTACCTTGTTTTTTACAATTCTTTTTTATATTCTTCTATCTCAGGTTCTGAAGCATATACCCAATGTCCTTTTGCAATTTCAACCCAGCTAGGCTTATACTGTGTATAATCATGGCTTTTAGAATTATAGTGAATTCTTTTTCTCTCTTTTTCTGTTTTTGGATCTGGTAATGGTATTGCTGATAATAAGGATTTTGTGTAGGGATGCAATGGTTTTTCGTATAATGTATGGCTGTCTGCCAACTCTACTAACCTTCCATTATTCATAACCCCAACTCTATCACTAATGTATTTGACCATTGATAAGTCATGGGCTATAAAAAGATAGGTTAATCCACGTTCCTTTTTTAATTTATTCATCAAGTTAACCACTTGGGCTTGAATAGAAACATCTAAGGCAGATATTGGTTCATCTGCAATAATAAATTCTGGTTCTATGGCTAATGCCCTTGCAATACCTATTCTTTGTCTTTGACCTCCAGAAAACTCGTGTGGATACCTAGAAGCATGGTCTCTATTTAATCCAACTGTTTCCAACAACTCTATAACCTTATTCATTCTCTCTTCTTTATTCTTTGCTAATTTATGAATGTCGATACCTTCCGCTATAATATCTCCAACAGTCATTCTAGGATTTAAACACGCTTGAGGATCTTGAAAGATCATTTGAATCT harbors:
- a CDS encoding HD-GYP domain-containing protein; amino-acid sequence: MTLNYTKKLVKDIIPGEIVLHPIYRSDGLLLINKYKELTQEVISTIQTNLSSNSILIVTSNKGELNLFLNSSYSQDTFKKDLDILSKDFNLGSNVTFSTASSFDLTSTIDKGCFFIDLLSKIPLWHSIDHLFEATHLKNRAIQFKEKFITKLTTEKVFHSWLTTILNYDDNLMVHSINITSISLIIGLTLELQDDLLQDLCFAALFSNLGFTKIPKDKLAFELKNNQLYTYVIQKHLEVFSSITMESPNLRRKQIIYGILDSHEHYDGTGPHNKKGNEISLIGRILNLSHSYDALVNGYEYTTGMVPFQALKSICEGKNTRFDPYIINTFIHRTTFFNLGQTIHLTNTVKGIIVGFYDYLNYPYLPVLKLEDGRIIDLVKVYYNK
- a CDS encoding phosphatase PAP2 family protein, yielding MLTRIDEKLFNRIHSITNKHNGIGKWMAVITWLSSKVFFALYIGFILIMVFKKDLILIPFIMGPSIAYFITKIIRNSFKRERPFVKLNIKNYIEHAENSSFPSMHAMSAFSIATAVFLVNPTIGIIAFCVAILTGISRIIVGVHFPLDVLVGGIIGYFVTYIVFLLIQ
- the mgtE gene encoding magnesium transporter; this encodes MKDIIIELFAQGKYSQIKNEIGKMNVVDIAQLFAELEEDAIMIVFRLLPKEMAADVFTYLSFEQQQYVIESITDKETKNIIDDLFLDDAVDLLEEMPANVVKKILKNTTEEKRKLINQFLKYPDNSAGSIMTIEYVDLDKEMTVKASLEHIKKTGVDKETIDICYITDKARRLEGIVPIRKLILNDENVIIDDIMDKNFLSIKTDDDQEEIAYLFKKYDLVAMPVVDKENRLVGIITIDDVVDIIEQENTEDFQKMAALEPSEEEYLKTSVFSLAKHRILWLLVLMFSATFTGNIIQGYEDILETVLILTTFIPMLMDTAGNSGSQSATLVIRGLALGQIERKDALKVVWKEFRVSIIVGFALAFLNFFRIYFFVEGADFLISLVVCLTLFLTVVLAKLVGGILPIIAKTLKLDPAIMAAPLITTIVDALALIAYFQLAAYFLGLV
- a CDS encoding ABC transporter ATP-binding protein produces the protein MAQKKLLEVKNLKQYFDLGHKSIVKAVDGITFDIYKGETFGLVGESGSGKSTTGRTIIRLYEATEGEILFDGEKIQGKLSGSKQKEINKKIQMIFQDPQACLNPRMTVGDIIAEGIDIHKLAKNKEERMNKVIELLETVGLNRDHASRYPHEFSGGQRQRIGIARALAIEPEFIIADEPISALDVSIQAQVVNLMNKLKKERGLTYLFIAHDLSMVKYISDRVGVMNNGRLVELADSHTLYEKPLHPYTKSLLSAIPLPDPKTEKERKRIHYNSKSHDYTQYKPSWVEIAKGHWVYASEPEIEEYKKEL